One window of Nymphaea colorata isolate Beijing-Zhang1983 chromosome 1, ASM883128v2, whole genome shotgun sequence genomic DNA carries:
- the LOC116267549 gene encoding NAC domain-containing protein 72-like, translating to MEGVAEQMYLPPGFRFHPSDEELLLHYLLPKTLGMAFSDNVIADINLYKYDPWVLPGKALLIDSENEWHFFTQRDRKYPNGSRPNRGAGSGFWKATGTDKTITSGGRKVGVKKSLVFYIGKPPNGSKTNWIMHEYRVLLDGENSSFPKNKEPIIMDNWFLCRIYKKNQNSLRRPTRPHSEEDVEATPSFNGCMSSSILCADHQLAGGSLFERDTSYQRQEFPDTSAFDLSDIVCREMPTYLPNSSLISTTDDGGEKMNTTVEAATTIIHPVLSSLVQAQWARFHKHKSRQ from the exons ATGGAAGGTGTAGCAGAGCAGATGTATCTGCCGCCGGGGTTCAGGTTTCACCCGTCTGATGAGGAGCTGCTTCTCCATTATCTCCTCCCCAAGACTCTGGGCATGGCTTTTTCCGACAACGTAATTGCAGACATCAACCTCTATAAATATGACCCATGGGTCCTACCTG GGAAGGCTTTGTTAATTGATTCCGAGAATGAATGGCATTTCTTTACCCAAAGAGACCGCAAGTACCCAAATGGCTCACGGCCAAACAGAGGCGCTGGCTCTGGCTTTTGGAAGGCCACCGGCACTGACAAGACGATAACATCAGGTGGCCGCAAAGTTGGTGTAAAAAAGTCGCTAGTCTTCTACATTGGAAAGCCACCCAatggttccaagaccaattggATTATGCATGAGTACAGGGTGCTTCTTGACGGTGAAAATAGCAGCTTCCCCAAAAACAAGGAACCGATCATA ATGGATAATTGGTTCTTATGCCGAATTTACAAGAAGAATCAGAACTCCCTCAGAAGACCAACAAGGCCACACTCGGAGGAAGATGTTGAAGCTACCCCTTCCTTCAATGGGTGCATGTCTTCATCCATTCTATGCGCTGATCATCAGCTTGCCGGGGGCTCACTGTTCGAGAGAGACACCTCTTACCAGCGGCAGGAATTCCCCGACACCTCGGCCTTTGATCTTTCAGACATTGTCTGCCGGGAAATGCCAACATATTTGCCAAACAGCAGCTTAATTAGTACGACTGATGATGGAGgtgaaaaaatgaacacaacAGTAGAAGCAGCAACGACAATTATACACCCGGTCTTGAGCTCCCTGGTGCAAGCTCAGTGGGCTCGTTTCCATAAACACAAATCAAGACAATGA
- the LOC116267613 gene encoding NAC domain-containing protein 67-like → MRMEGTGIEMYLPPGFRFHPTDEELLVQYLLPKTSGLTFSSNVIADVHLYRHDPWDLPGKAFFGDNEWYFFSQRHRKFPNGSRPNRGAGSGFWKATGTDKTIVANGRKVGTKKALVFYVGKPPNGSKTNWIMHEYRLLDDNGRLPQKKATPCRDDWVLCRIYKKRTGLQKGMQRLKQHDEVVSFPSDGESFASLSAGGDQSSESNVNQWTAVREMNADYQQQQLTYSSDFNLSTDDFFMNLPTYMAVGRVGYGPLELSNDFFMEFEADSSAGHVGDVEVGANISPSAAAVAATNLPARLFSLAAILYRQLCTKLII, encoded by the exons ATGAGGATGGAAGGAACAGGGATTGAGATGTACCTGCCACCAGGGTTCAGGTTTCACCCCACCGATGAGGAGCTTCTGGTCCAATACCTCCTCCCCAAGACTTCCGGTCTCACCTTCTCCTCCAACGTCATTGCAGACGTCCACCTCTACAGACACGACCCATGGGACCTGCCTG GTAAAGCTTTTTTTGGCGACAACGAGTGGTATTTTTTCAGCCAGAGGCACCGGAAGTTCCCCAATGGGTCGAGGCCCAACAGGGGCGCCGGATCCGGCTTCTGGAAGGCTACCGGCACCGACAAGACCATCGTGGCCAACGGCCGCAAAGTGGGCACCAAGAAGGCGCTCGTTTTCTATGTAGGAAAGCCTCCAAACGGGAGCAAGACCAATTGGATCATGCATGAATACCGGCTCCTAGATGACAATGGCCGCCTCCCACAAAAAAAAGCAACCCCCTGC CGTGATGATTGGGTTCTGTGCCGAATTTACAAGAAGCGGACCGGCCTGCAGAAGGGAATGCAAAGGTTGAAACAGCATGATGAAGTCGTCAGTTTCCCTTCGGATGGAGAGTCCTTTGCATCACTTTCCGCCGGCGGCGACCAAAGTTCGGAGTCCAACGTGAACCAATGGACGGCGGTGCGGGAAATGAACGCTGATTACCAACAACAGCAACTAACATACAGCTCAGATTTCAACCTCAGTACAGATGattttttcatgaatctgccgACCTACATGGCGG TTGGACGAGTGGGTTATGGTCCTCTGGAGCTCTCCAACGATTTCTTCATGGAGTTTGAGGCAGATTCAAGTGCTGGGCATGTGGGAGATGTAGAGGTGGGTGCAAATATTTcaccatcagcagcagcagtagcagcGACTAATCTGCCGGCGAGACTATTTTCTCTAGCTGCCATTCTGTACAGACAGTTATGCACTAAATTAATCATATAA
- the LOC116267684 gene encoding NAC domain-containing protein JA2-like, with protein MEGVAEQIYLPPGFRFHPSDEELVLHYLLPKTLGMTFSSNVIADINLYRYDPWVLPGKALLIDSENEWYFFTPRDRKYPNGSRPNRSAGSGFWKATGTDKTITSGGQKVGVKKSLVFYIGKPSNGSKTNWIMHEYKVHLAGENDSFPQNKEPIRTDDWVLCRIYRKNQNSLQRPTRRHSEEDAEATPSFKGCMFSSVPHADQQLAGGSLPQEMPTYLPNSVLN; from the exons atGGAAGGAGTAGCAGAGCAGATATATTTGCCGCCGGGGTTCAGGTTCCACCCCTCTGATGAGGAGCTGGTTCTCCATTATCTCCTCCCCAAGACTCTGGGCATGACTTTTTCCTCCAATGTAATTGCAGACATCAACCTCTATAGATATGATCCATGGGTCCTACCTG GGAAGGCTTTGTTAATTGATTCCGAGAACGAATGGTATTTCTTTACCCCAAGGGACCGCAAGTACCCAAATGGCTCACGGCCGAACAGAAGCGCTGGCTCTGGCTTTTGGAAGGCCACCGGCACAGACAAGACGATAACATCCGGTGGGCAGAAAGTTGGCGTAAAGAAGTCGCTCGTCTTCTACATTGGGAAGCCATCCAATGGCTCTAAGACCAATTGGATCATGCATGAGTACAAGGTGCATCTTGCCGGTGAAAATGACAGCTTTCCCCAAAACAAGGAACCGATCCGA ACGGATGATTGGGTCTTATGTAGAATTTACAGGAAGAATCAGAACTCCCTCCAAAGACCAACAAGGCGACACTCAGAGGAAGATGCTGAAGCTACCCCTTCCTTCAAAGGGTGCATGTTTTCATCCGTTCCACATGCTGATCAGCAGCTTGCAGGGGGCTCACTGCCACAAGAAATGCCAACATATTTGCCAAACAGCGTACTTAATTAG